The following are encoded together in the Proteiniphilum saccharofermentans genome:
- a CDS encoding mechanosensitive ion channel family protein: protein MNEENIQQISRSTNAVSDWSLQLLQSLGITDTWAKYINLVILLIVLTALVFIVQYLTRTILKKILNRFGKISRAEFPKNLSNRRFPHYLAMVIPYSLVKGSIPIIFDQFPKTMVLINKLIDIFLIFYVIWLLMSVLNAFFDSLAKKPRMRDKPLESYAQVVKIVLYCVGFIVFFSILTGQNPAHILTGLGALSAVLMLVFKDPILGFMASIQVSANDMVRIGDWITMPKYDADGDVFEISLTTVKIRNFDKTITTIPPYSLVSESFQNWRGMVETGGRRLKRSVFVKQSTIRFMKDDELKELERIGLISDYIRSRSAEIDEYNKARGVDKSLSINGRNLTNMGLYRHYLLSYLKNHPDVHQGLLILVRQLQPTSKGLPLELYFFTATTNWLKYEDICSDVLDHVTAAAKYFDLELYEDVSNPVITKIPETGITH, encoded by the coding sequence ATGAACGAAGAGAACATCCAACAAATTTCACGTTCGACCAATGCTGTCAGCGATTGGTCCCTCCAATTACTCCAAAGCCTCGGAATTACGGATACCTGGGCTAAGTATATCAACCTGGTCATCCTGTTGATAGTATTAACAGCATTGGTATTTATAGTGCAATACCTTACCCGTACTATCCTGAAGAAGATACTCAACCGTTTTGGGAAGATTTCACGCGCCGAATTCCCTAAAAATCTTTCTAACAGAAGATTTCCTCATTACCTGGCAATGGTGATACCCTATAGCCTGGTAAAAGGTTCCATCCCTATTATTTTTGACCAATTCCCGAAAACAATGGTGTTGATCAATAAATTAATCGATATTTTCCTGATATTCTATGTGATATGGCTTCTGATGTCTGTTCTTAATGCATTCTTCGACTCGCTTGCCAAGAAACCAAGGATGAGGGATAAGCCGCTGGAAAGTTATGCCCAGGTGGTGAAGATTGTGCTCTATTGTGTCGGCTTTATCGTCTTTTTCTCTATCCTTACCGGACAAAATCCTGCTCATATCCTGACCGGCCTGGGAGCCCTTTCTGCCGTATTGATGCTGGTATTCAAAGACCCTATCCTTGGATTTATGGCCAGTATCCAGGTGTCGGCCAATGATATGGTGCGTATTGGTGACTGGATCACCATGCCCAAGTATGATGCAGACGGGGATGTGTTCGAAATTTCACTCACTACCGTGAAAATAAGGAATTTCGATAAGACCATTACCACTATCCCTCCTTACTCACTGGTGTCGGAGTCGTTCCAGAACTGGCGCGGTATGGTAGAGACCGGCGGGAGAAGATTAAAACGTTCCGTTTTCGTGAAACAGTCCACCATCCGGTTTATGAAGGATGACGAGTTGAAAGAACTGGAAAGGATAGGACTTATTTCGGATTATATCCGTTCAAGGAGTGCAGAGATCGATGAGTACAACAAGGCGAGGGGTGTGGACAAGTCACTTTCCATCAATGGAAGAAATCTGACCAATATGGGCCTTTACAGACATTACCTGCTCTCTTATCTGAAAAATCATCCTGATGTGCATCAAGGGCTGCTGATACTGGTACGCCAGTTGCAACCTACTTCAAAGGGACTTCCCCTGGAACTCTATTTCTTTACTGCTACAACCAATTGGCTTAAATATGAAGATATATGTTCCGACGTGCTTGATCATGTGACAGCAGCAGCTAAATATTTCGACCTGGAACTTTACGAGGATGTCTCTAATCCGGTCATCACCAAAATACCCGAAACCGGGATAACCCATTAA
- a CDS encoding saccharopine dehydrogenase family protein: MGKVLIIGAGGVGTVVANKVAQNSDIFTDIMLASRTKSKCDAIAEDVKRRTGVTIQTAQVDADNVPELVKLFNEQKPELVINVALPYQDLTIMDACLECGVHYLDTANYEPKDEAKFEYKWQWAYKEKFERAGLTAILGCGFDPGVTSIFTAYAAKHHFDEIHYLDIVDCNAGDHGKAFATNFNPEINIREVTQKGKYWENGQWVETEPHEIHKPLTYPEIGPKESYVIYHEELESLVKNFPTLKRARFWMTFGQEYLTHLRVIQNIGMARIDEVEYNGQKIVPIQFLKAVLPDPGELGENYTGETSIGCRIRGIKDGKERTYYIYNNCSHEEAYKETGAQGVSYTTGVPATIGAMMFLQGIWKKPGVFNVEEFDPDPFMDQLNKQGLPWHEQFDIDMEV; this comes from the coding sequence ATGGGAAAAGTACTGATCATTGGCGCCGGTGGTGTGGGAACAGTGGTAGCCAATAAAGTGGCACAAAACAGCGATATCTTCACCGATATTATGCTGGCAAGCCGTACCAAAAGTAAATGCGATGCCATTGCTGAAGATGTGAAACGCCGTACAGGTGTAACCATTCAGACGGCACAGGTGGATGCCGACAATGTACCGGAATTGGTAAAGCTGTTCAACGAGCAAAAACCGGAATTGGTGATTAATGTAGCGTTGCCCTATCAGGACCTGACCATCATGGATGCCTGCCTGGAATGTGGCGTACATTATCTGGATACGGCCAATTACGAGCCGAAAGATGAAGCCAAGTTCGAATACAAATGGCAGTGGGCCTATAAAGAAAAGTTCGAAAGAGCGGGACTGACAGCCATCCTCGGCTGCGGCTTCGATCCCGGAGTGACAAGTATCTTTACGGCATATGCCGCCAAACATCATTTCGATGAGATCCACTATCTCGATATTGTGGATTGCAACGCTGGCGATCATGGTAAAGCCTTTGCTACCAATTTCAATCCCGAGATCAATATCCGCGAAGTAACACAAAAAGGAAAATACTGGGAAAACGGGCAATGGGTTGAAACGGAGCCGCACGAAATCCACAAGCCGCTCACCTACCCCGAGATCGGCCCCAAAGAGTCCTACGTGATCTATCACGAGGAATTGGAATCGCTCGTGAAGAACTTCCCCACCCTCAAACGGGCACGCTTCTGGATGACTTTCGGACAGGAGTACCTCACCCACCTGCGTGTGATCCAGAACATCGGTATGGCCCGGATCGATGAAGTGGAATACAACGGACAAAAGATTGTACCTATCCAGTTTCTGAAAGCGGTACTTCCCGATCCCGGCGAACTGGGAGAGAATTACACGGGAGAGACATCCATTGGATGCCGTATACGGGGTATTAAAGACGGTAAAGAACGTACCTACTATATCTATAATAACTGTAGCCACGAAGAGGCTTACAAAGAGACCGGTGCCCAGGGTGTAAGCTATACTACCGGCGTACCGGCAACCATCGGGGCCATGATGTTTTTGCAGGGTATCTGGAAGAAACCGGGCGTATTCAACGTAGAAGAGTTCGATCCCGATCCCTTCATGGATCAACTCAATAAACAGGGATTGCCCTGGCACGAACAGTTCGACATAGATATGGAAGTATA